A single region of the Salvia splendens isolate huo1 chromosome 18, SspV2, whole genome shotgun sequence genome encodes:
- the LOC121775947 gene encoding CBS domain-containing protein CBSX1, chloroplastic-like: MSSFKVLPLSLLPPIPSRFPFWPAPKPHIPSVFAVASTFNSNSVPPRNGVYRVGDFMTRKEDLHVVKSTTTVEQALQMLVENRITGFPVIDDDWKLVGLVSDYDLLALDSVSGSERSQRTDVGMFPEVDSTWKTFKEVQNLLTKTNGQVVGDLMTPAPVVVGESTNLEDAARVLLKTKYRRLPVVDGDGRLLGIITRGNVVRAALQLKRATEKATTTA, from the exons ATGAGCTCCTTCAAAgtcctccctctctctctcctccctccGATCCCCTCCCGCTTCCCATTCTGGCCCGCCCCCAAACCACACATTCCCTCCGTTTTCGCCGTCGCGTCGACGTTCAATTCCAATTCTGTTCCT CCGCGAAATGGAGTTTATAGAGTCGGCGATTTTATGACGAGGAAAGAGGATCTTCATGTGGTCAAGTCCACCACCACTGTTGAACAAG CATTGCAAATGCTCGTCGAGAACAGAATAACTGGTTTTCCTGTGATTGATGATGACTGGAAATTG GTTGGTCTTGTCTCAGATTATGATTTATTGGCACTGGATTCAGTCTCAG GTTCTGAAAGGAGTCAAAGGACCGACGTAGGCATGTTTCCTGAAGTTGACAGCACTTGGAAA ACATTCAAGGAAGTACAAAACTTGCTTACGAAAACCAACGGACAAGTTGTGGGTGATCTGATGACTCCAGCACCAGTTGTGGTTGGTGAATCCACCAATCTGGAGGACGCTGCAAG AGTGCTACTGAAGACGAAATACCGCCGCCTCCCTGTTGTGGATGGCGACGGCAGACTG CTGGGGATTATCACTAGAGGAAATGTTGTCAGGGCTGCTTTGCAACTCAAACGAGCCACTGAAAAAGCAACCACAACGGCATAG